The window atattaaatatatattatatttaaaaaataaatatatatataatatataaaaaataaaattttaaaaatttttatttttttttattttttttttactttttttaaatattaaaaaaaaaaaactttttattaatattatattattaataattatttaaagaaaaaaaaaaaaaaaaattaaatcCTATTTTACAACCCTTTATAAAAAACACAAGCATAAAAACAAaggtataaaaaaaaataataaataaacataaataaataaacatatatatatagatagATAGATACCTTTCTTTATACATCtggaaaattataaattctacatatattatatattaaaacatatatattacatatatatatatatatatacatatattaattttatattatttctacTTTAATTTTATAGATCTACGAAAATGAAAGTAACAAGGATTTTATATTTCgtttttttcatatttgCCTTGAATTTTATTGCCCCTAATAAAGAACATAACGGATATGTTgaagcaaaaaaaaaactaacACCTGcagaaattaaaaaaagaaaccaaaaaattatgatgTACTCTGCCATTGCATCAGGTGTAGCAGTACTTCTTGGTGCAAGTATAGGTTTAGGAGTTCATTTCtcaaaaaagaaaagtcCCAAAAAAAAGGTAGTAAGACAAGTAGTAAAGAAAAATCCAGCATAGATAAAATATGaccatattttttaaaacgATAAAATTTGCTTTTTCAATCAATAACAAAAAAGGCAGTGGCGTACCGATATTATGTAAACAAATATAGCACAgaaatatagatatatcTAAATCACAAAgaattacatataatacacatgaatatatgtatatatatatatttcttttttttttttttttttttttttttttaaattaaaagaaattgttatatatt of the Plasmodium reichenowi strain SY57 chromosome 11, whole genome shotgun sequence genome contains:
- a CDS encoding early transcribed membrane protein 11.1 gives rise to the protein MKVTRILYFVFFIFALNFIAPNKEHNGYVEAKKKLTPAEIKKRNQKIMMYSAIASGVAVLLGASIGLGVHFSKKKSPKKKVVRQVVKKNPA